A window of the Kosakonia sp. BYX6 genome harbors these coding sequences:
- a CDS encoding DUF943 family protein produces MIKTKVLIFTISVLVASIIYINFSRQTEIMITDQNLNFSNVAVKNFPLTEKGKIEWWKINKATLQKKFNIPAPAKDGDWYISIWNYGDGFKAKPKGDIKVFNSDTQDMMCFNNDSEKCIDKDLIMRIKNNKSGGVDIQLGDKKINLD; encoded by the coding sequence ATGATTAAAACTAAAGTGCTAATTTTCACAATCTCTGTATTAGTGGCTTCCATCATCTATATAAATTTTTCCAGGCAAACTGAGATTATGATAACCGATCAAAATTTGAATTTTTCCAACGTTGCGGTGAAAAACTTCCCATTAACCGAGAAAGGAAAAATAGAGTGGTGGAAAATAAACAAAGCAACATTGCAAAAAAAATTCAATATCCCTGCCCCGGCAAAAGATGGTGATTGGTATATCAGTATATGGAACTACGGTGATGGTTTTAAGGCGAAGCCCAAAGGGGACATTAAAGTTTTCAACTCAGACACGCAAGATATGATGTGTTTTAATAATGACAGCGAAAAATGCATAGACAAAGATCTTATTATGCGAATTAAAAATAATAAAAGTGGTGGTGTTGATATTCAGCTTGGCGATAAAAAAATAAACCTCGATTAA
- a CDS encoding SIS domain-containing protein has translation MTDSWRQACGAWQIYSEELAALSQHLNEETWAALMAELRGCKGKIAVTGVGTSGIAARKIAHMLACVERPAIYLNATDAAHGDLGFLDEHDLVIMLSRGGNSEELTRLLPGLAVKDIPIICVTENHASAIALASRLVISTGVQREIDPLNMLATTSIVLALAIFDAACGCLMSESGYSKETLLAVHPGGDVGLTLRTKAP, from the coding sequence ATGACCGACAGTTGGCGTCAGGCCTGTGGTGCCTGGCAGATTTACAGCGAAGAGTTGGCAGCGCTCAGCCAGCATCTTAACGAGGAAACGTGGGCGGCGCTGATGGCGGAACTGCGCGGCTGCAAAGGGAAGATTGCGGTGACGGGTGTCGGCACTTCCGGCATTGCGGCACGTAAAATTGCCCATATGCTGGCCTGCGTCGAGCGCCCGGCGATTTATCTCAATGCCACCGATGCGGCGCACGGCGATTTAGGGTTTCTCGATGAGCATGATCTGGTGATCATGCTGTCGCGCGGCGGCAATTCCGAAGAGTTGACGCGCCTGCTGCCCGGTCTGGCGGTAAAAGATATCCCGATTATTTGCGTAACGGAAAACCACGCTTCGGCGATTGCGCTGGCGTCGCGGCTGGTTATCTCTACTGGCGTGCAGCGGGAGATCGATCCGCTGAATATGCTGGCCACCACCTCGATTGTGCTGGCGCTCGCCATTTTCGACGCCGCCTGCGGCTGCCTGATGAGCGAAAGCGGTTATTCGAAAGAGACATTGCTCGCCGTGCACCCCGGCGGCGATGTCGGCTTAACATTACGAACCAAAGCGCCGTAA
- a CDS encoding FGGY-family carbohydrate kinase produces the protein MASYFIGVDVGTGSARAGVFDLTGRMVSQASRAIEIYRPQADFVEQSSDNIWQAVCNAVRDAVNQADINPIQVKGLGFDATCSLVVLDKEGNPLTISPSGRSEQNIIVWMDHRAISQADRINATHHRVLDYVGGIISPEMQTPKLLWLKQHMPNTWANAGYYFDLPDFLTWRATGDDTRSLCSTVCKWTYMGHEDKWDTSYFRQIGLEDLLEHDAEKIGRYVKTMGEPLGRGLTQRAATEMGLMAGTAVSVSIIDAHAGTLGTLGASGPSGEVADFDRRVALIGGTSTGHMAISPQARFISGVWGPYYSAVLPGSWLNEGGQSATGALIDHIIQSHPCYETLLGQAKAQGQTIYEVLNALLRKMAGEPENIAFLTRDIHILPYFHGNRSPRANPTLTGVISGLKLSRTPEDMALQYLATIQAIALGTRHIIETMNQSGYSIDTVMASGGGTKNPIFVQEHANATGCAMLLPEESEAMLLGGAMMGTVAAGVFDSFPEAMSAMSRIGKTVTPQTNRIKQYYDRKYTVFHEMYQDHMKYRKLMQEEA, from the coding sequence ATGGCGAGCTATTTTATTGGTGTGGATGTGGGGACCGGCAGTGCGCGCGCAGGCGTCTTTGATTTGACTGGCCGGATGGTCAGCCAGGCGAGCCGGGCCATTGAGATTTACCGTCCGCAGGCGGATTTTGTCGAGCAATCGTCCGACAACATCTGGCAGGCGGTGTGCAACGCCGTGCGTGACGCGGTGAACCAGGCGGATATCAACCCGATTCAGGTCAAAGGGCTGGGTTTTGACGCGACCTGTTCGCTGGTGGTGCTTGATAAAGAGGGCAACCCGCTGACCATTAGCCCGTCCGGGCGCAGCGAGCAGAACATCATTGTGTGGATGGACCACCGGGCGATTTCGCAGGCCGATCGCATCAATGCCACCCATCACCGGGTGCTGGATTATGTCGGCGGGATCATCTCGCCAGAGATGCAAACGCCAAAACTGCTGTGGCTGAAACAGCATATGCCGAACACGTGGGCGAACGCGGGTTATTATTTTGATCTGCCGGATTTCCTCACCTGGCGCGCGACGGGCGATGATACGCGCTCGCTGTGTTCGACGGTGTGTAAGTGGACGTATATGGGCCACGAAGATAAGTGGGACACCAGTTATTTCCGCCAGATTGGCCTTGAAGATCTGCTGGAACACGATGCGGAAAAAATTGGTCGCTATGTGAAAACCATGGGCGAACCGCTGGGGCGCGGCCTGACGCAGCGCGCCGCGACGGAGATGGGCTTGATGGCAGGCACGGCGGTGAGTGTGTCGATTATTGATGCTCACGCGGGCACGCTCGGCACGCTTGGCGCCAGCGGACCTTCCGGCGAAGTGGCGGATTTTGACCGCCGCGTCGCGCTGATTGGCGGCACGTCAACCGGGCATATGGCGATTTCACCGCAGGCGCGTTTTATCAGCGGCGTGTGGGGGCCCTATTACTCGGCGGTGCTGCCGGGCAGTTGGCTGAATGAAGGCGGGCAGTCGGCCACCGGGGCGCTTATCGATCATATTATTCAGTCCCATCCTTGTTATGAAACGCTGCTCGGCCAGGCGAAAGCGCAGGGGCAAACCATTTATGAAGTGCTGAACGCGCTGCTACGTAAGATGGCGGGCGAGCCGGAGAATATCGCTTTCCTGACCCGCGATATTCATATTTTGCCGTACTTCCACGGCAACCGTTCGCCACGCGCGAACCCGACATTGACCGGGGTGATCAGCGGCCTGAAGCTGTCGCGCACGCCGGAAGATATGGCGCTGCAGTATCTGGCGACGATTCAGGCAATCGCTCTGGGAACGCGGCATATCATCGAAACCATGAATCAAAGTGGTTACAGCATCGATACGGTGATGGCGAGCGGCGGCGGCACCAAAAATCCGATCTTTGTGCAGGAGCACGCTAATGCCACCGGCTGCGCCATGTTGCTGCCGGAAGAGAGTGAAGCGATGTTGCTCGGCGGGGCGATGATGGGCACCGTGGCGGCGGGCGTGTTCGACAGTTTCCCGGAAGCGATGTCGGCAATGAGCCGGATTGGTAAAACCGTGACCCCGCAGACCAATCGTATTAAGCAGTATTACGATCGCAAATACACCGTGTTCCACGAGATGTATCAGGATCATATGAAGTACCGCAAATTGATGCAGGAGGAGGCATGA
- a CDS encoding ABC transporter permease: MKSIVRILPGDAIIRLQCVIIIVVAVVFSALLGGRFFSVANFQSIGSQLPILGMLALGMGITMLTGGINLSIIAGANACSLVMAAVIVSHPDNPLFLGLALLAGLLVAVAIGALNGALVAWVGVSPILATLGTMTLISGLNILLSNGTVISGFPAAIQYLGNATIAGIPVALLLFLLVALLLWVLLEHTTLGRSLYLVGSNEQATRYSGVNTVRVQIAVYVISAILGWVAAILMMAKFNSAKAGYGESYLLVTILASVLGGINPDGGFGRVLGLVLALVVLQMLESGFNLLGISSYLTMALWGAVLILFIALQNRKA, from the coding sequence ATGAAATCCATCGTCCGAATTCTGCCCGGTGATGCCATCATCCGCTTGCAATGCGTGATTATCATCGTCGTTGCCGTGGTGTTTTCCGCGTTGCTTGGCGGGCGCTTTTTCAGCGTCGCCAACTTCCAGTCCATCGGTTCACAACTGCCGATCCTCGGCATGCTGGCGCTCGGCATGGGCATCACCATGCTAACCGGCGGCATTAACTTATCGATCATTGCGGGCGCTAACGCCTGTTCGCTGGTGATGGCGGCGGTGATTGTCAGCCACCCGGATAACCCGCTGTTTCTCGGCCTGGCGCTGCTCGCCGGGTTGCTGGTGGCGGTGGCGATTGGTGCGCTGAATGGCGCGCTGGTGGCGTGGGTCGGTGTCTCGCCGATTCTTGCGACGCTTGGCACCATGACGCTGATTTCCGGCCTGAATATTTTGCTCTCCAACGGCACGGTGATTTCCGGTTTTCCGGCGGCTATTCAATATCTGGGAAATGCCACGATTGCCGGCATTCCGGTGGCGCTGCTGCTGTTTCTGCTGGTGGCGCTGTTGCTGTGGGTGCTGCTGGAACACACCACGCTGGGGCGCAGCCTCTATCTGGTGGGTTCCAACGAGCAGGCCACGCGCTACAGCGGTGTGAACACCGTACGCGTGCAAATCGCGGTGTATGTCATTTCGGCGATTCTCGGCTGGGTGGCCGCCATTTTGATGATGGCGAAGTTCAACTCGGCGAAAGCGGGCTATGGCGAGTCCTATCTTCTGGTGACCATTCTGGCCTCGGTGCTCGGCGGCATTAACCCGGACGGCGGCTTTGGTCGCGTACTCGGTCTGGTGCTGGCGCTGGTGGTACTGCAGATGCTGGAAAGCGGCTTTAACTTGTTGGGTATCAGCAGTTATCTGACGATGGCGCTCTGGGGCGCGGTGCTGATCCTCTTTATCGCATTACAGAATCGTAAAGCCTGA
- a CDS encoding ABC transporter permease, with protein MRNASLARLVGQHEFWLGLLVIALAVGLSIRTDEFLTLGNLTDVATSYAILGILACGLFVVLISGGIDISFPAMTAIAQYAMASWVIAHGGNFALALALSMAVGLLLGLINGFLVYWLRVPAIIITIATLNVYYGLLVYATKGTWLYGFPDWFMNGINWFSFTGSDGYDYGLTLPLLCLAATIIFTAVLMNYTRLGRQIYAMGGNRDAASRLGLNLLKLHFYVYGYMGILAGVAAVVQAQITQSVAPNSLLGFELTVLAAVVLGGTSMSGGRGTLTGTLLGVILLAFLQNGLTLLGVSSYWHMVFSGAIILVSISATAWHEKRKLAREL; from the coding sequence ATGCGTAACGCCTCGCTTGCCCGTTTGGTAGGGCAACACGAATTCTGGCTGGGCCTGCTGGTGATTGCGCTGGCGGTTGGCCTCAGCATCCGTACCGATGAGTTTTTAACCCTCGGCAACCTGACCGATGTCGCCACCAGTTACGCCATTCTCGGCATTCTGGCCTGCGGATTGTTTGTGGTGTTGATCTCCGGTGGGATCGACATCTCATTCCCGGCGATGACAGCGATTGCACAATACGCCATGGCCAGTTGGGTCATTGCCCACGGCGGCAACTTCGCGCTGGCGCTGGCTTTGTCGATGGCGGTCGGGCTGCTGCTCGGTTTGATCAACGGTTTTCTGGTCTACTGGCTGCGCGTTCCGGCGATCATCATCACCATCGCCACGTTGAACGTCTATTACGGCCTGCTGGTGTACGCCACCAAAGGCACCTGGCTGTATGGCTTCCCGGACTGGTTTATGAACGGCATTAACTGGTTCTCCTTTACCGGATCCGATGGCTACGACTACGGCTTAACGCTGCCGTTGCTGTGCCTTGCCGCGACCATTATTTTCACCGCCGTATTGATGAATTATACCCGCCTGGGCCGCCAGATTTATGCCATGGGCGGCAACCGTGACGCGGCGTCGCGCCTCGGGCTGAACCTGCTGAAGCTGCATTTTTACGTCTACGGCTATATGGGCATTCTCGCCGGTGTGGCGGCGGTGGTGCAGGCGCAAATTACCCAGTCGGTCGCGCCGAACTCGCTGCTCGGTTTTGAACTGACGGTGTTAGCGGCGGTGGTGCTTGGCGGCACGAGCATGTCCGGCGGCCGCGGAACCTTAACCGGCACGTTACTCGGGGTTATTCTGCTGGCCTTCTTACAAAATGGGTTAACGCTGCTCGGCGTTTCGTCCTACTGGCACATGGTATTTAGCGGCGCGATTATTCTGGTGAGCATCAGCGCGACCGCGTGGCATGAAAAACGCAAACTCGCAAGGGAGCTTTAA
- a CDS encoding sugar ABC transporter ATP-binding protein, whose amino-acid sequence MTDTTAFITLENISKQFPGVLALDNVNLTLKKGEVHCLAGQNGCGKSTIIKVISGVYHPEKGASIALDGKLFHHLTPPLSAHYGIQVIYQDLSLFPNFSVAENIALHRYLPGGDIWVRRGAMRAQALAAMARIGVRLDPDKKVEKLSIADRQLVAICRAIAADARLVIMDEPTASLTRQEVNGLLRVVNELKAAGICVVFVSHRLDEVMEVADRISVMRDGKLIGTWPASELDSHELAYLMTGQRFHYSPLPEKPPVEQTPMLELRHLSRKGKYRDINLALRSGEIVSIVGLLGSGRTELCMSLFGMTRPEDGEIRINDKPVKLRNNHDAIRHGIGYVSEDRLTQGLIMEQSIYDNTIVTVFDKLHTRSGLLDHAKAGQLVNDLIRNLNIKVSDPQLPVKTLSGGNAQRIAIAKWVATQPRILILDSPTVGVDIANKEGIYQIARQLAEQGMAVLMICDEIPEAYYNSHRVLVMRQGELVAEFNPHRCTEQEIAEVVNA is encoded by the coding sequence ATGACCGACACCACCGCATTTATCACTCTTGAGAATATCAGCAAGCAATTCCCGGGCGTGCTGGCGCTGGATAACGTGAATCTCACGCTGAAAAAAGGCGAAGTTCACTGTCTGGCAGGGCAAAACGGCTGCGGAAAAAGCACGATTATCAAGGTCATTTCCGGCGTTTATCACCCGGAAAAGGGCGCCAGTATTGCACTGGACGGCAAGCTGTTTCACCACCTGACGCCGCCGCTTTCCGCCCATTACGGCATCCAGGTGATTTACCAGGATCTGTCGTTATTCCCCAATTTCAGCGTGGCAGAAAATATTGCTCTGCACCGCTATCTGCCCGGCGGCGACATTTGGGTGCGCCGTGGCGCAATGCGCGCGCAAGCGCTGGCGGCGATGGCGCGCATTGGCGTGCGCCTCGACCCCGATAAAAAAGTCGAAAAACTCTCGATTGCCGACCGCCAACTGGTGGCGATTTGCCGCGCCATCGCCGCCGATGCCCGGCTGGTGATTATGGACGAACCGACGGCGTCGCTGACCCGTCAGGAAGTGAATGGTTTGCTGCGCGTGGTCAACGAACTGAAAGCAGCCGGTATTTGCGTGGTGTTTGTCAGCCACCGCCTCGACGAAGTGATGGAAGTGGCGGATCGCATCAGCGTAATGCGCGACGGCAAACTGATCGGCACCTGGCCGGCGAGTGAACTCGATAGCCACGAGCTGGCGTATCTGATGACCGGGCAGCGCTTTCACTACAGCCCACTGCCGGAAAAACCGCCGGTGGAACAAACGCCGATGCTTGAGCTGCGCCATTTGAGCCGCAAAGGCAAGTACCGCGACATCAACCTTGCGCTGCGCAGCGGTGAAATCGTATCAATTGTCGGTCTGCTGGGTTCCGGGCGCACCGAGTTGTGCATGAGCTTGTTTGGCATGACGAGGCCGGAAGATGGCGAAATACGCATCAATGATAAGCCCGTCAAACTGCGCAACAACCATGACGCCATCCGTCACGGTATCGGTTATGTCTCGGAAGACCGTCTGACACAGGGGCTGATCATGGAGCAATCGATCTATGACAACACCATCGTCACCGTCTTCGACAAATTACACACCCGCAGCGGCTTGCTTGATCACGCCAAAGCCGGGCAACTGGTCAATGACCTGATTCGCAATCTGAATATCAAAGTGTCCGATCCGCAGTTGCCGGTTAAAACCCTTTCCGGTGGTAATGCACAGCGTATCGCTATCGCCAAATGGGTCGCCACACAGCCGCGAATTTTGATCCTCGATTCGCCCACCGTTGGCGTCGACATCGCCAACAAAGAGGGTATTTATCAGATTGCCCGCCAGTTGGCGGAGCAGGGGATGGCGGTGCTGATGATTTGCGATGAAATCCCGGAAGCCTATTACAACAGCCATCGCGTGCTGGTGATGCGCCAGGGGGAATTGGTGGCGGAGTTTAACCCGCACCGTTGTACAGAACAGGAGATCGCGGAGGTGGTCAATGCGTAA
- a CDS encoding autoinducer 2 ABC transporter substrate-binding protein — MKFKLALLSAALISASMVSGSAFAAEKYEIAVVAKVTGIPWFNRMETGVNEAAKKLDVNAYQTGPSTPDPAQQVKVIEDLIAKNVNAIIVVPNDAKVLEPVLKKARDKGIVVLTHESPDQQIGQWDIETIDSEKYAQANVDELAKDMGGKGGYAIYVGSLTVPLHNAWADYAIKYQKEKYPDMFEVTSRLPVAESIDKSYATTLDLMKTYPQMKGVIGFGSLGPIGAGQAVQKKRAKDKLAVVGIAMPGQAAPYLMRGDIKKALLWDPRDAGYALVTVADQLLQGKEVTSDLSIEGLGKADVDMDKKVIRFNKILEVTKENAQSLGF; from the coding sequence ATGAAATTCAAACTCGCCTTACTCAGCGCCGCTCTGATTTCTGCCAGCATGGTGTCCGGTTCGGCTTTTGCCGCCGAAAAGTATGAAATTGCTGTCGTTGCGAAAGTCACCGGTATTCCGTGGTTCAACCGTATGGAAACCGGCGTTAACGAAGCCGCGAAAAAACTGGACGTCAATGCTTACCAGACCGGGCCTTCAACGCCGGATCCGGCGCAGCAGGTGAAAGTGATTGAAGATCTGATCGCCAAAAACGTCAACGCCATCATTGTGGTGCCGAACGATGCGAAAGTGCTGGAGCCGGTGTTGAAAAAAGCCCGCGACAAAGGCATTGTCGTTCTGACCCACGAATCTCCGGATCAGCAAATTGGTCAGTGGGATATTGAAACCATCGACAGCGAAAAATACGCGCAAGCGAACGTCGATGAGCTGGCGAAAGATATGGGCGGCAAAGGCGGTTATGCCATTTACGTGGGCTCATTGACCGTGCCGTTACATAACGCATGGGCCGATTACGCTATCAAATACCAGAAAGAAAAATACCCGGATATGTTTGAAGTCACCTCGCGTTTGCCGGTGGCGGAAAGCATTGATAAATCCTACGCCACCACCCTCGACCTGATGAAAACCTATCCGCAGATGAAAGGCGTGATTGGTTTTGGTTCGCTCGGGCCGATTGGCGCGGGTCAGGCAGTGCAGAAGAAACGTGCGAAAGACAAACTGGCTGTGGTCGGTATCGCCATGCCGGGCCAGGCTGCGCCGTATCTGATGCGCGGCGACATCAAAAAAGCCCTGCTGTGGGACCCGCGTGATGCCGGTTACGCACTGGTGACCGTCGCCGATCAGCTGTTGCAAGGAAAAGAAGTCACGTCCGATCTCTCCATTGAGGGGTTGGGCAAAGCCGATGTTGATATGGATAAGAAAGTGATCCGCTTTAATAAGATCCTCGAAGTTACAAAAGAAAACGCACAATCACTCGGTTTCTGA
- a CDS encoding lysozyme inhibitor LprI family protein, translated as MKRTLLALSALLLSSPLLADECDNASTQSQLNSCTAGQYQAADKKLNQTYQEAIKRSTPPQAALLKKAQQTWITLRDTDCAFVSSGVEGGSVQPMVQNQCLADKTSEREAWLASLLQCEEGDLSCPLPPGN; from the coding sequence ATGAAACGAACTCTGCTGGCGCTGTCTGCGCTCTTGCTCAGTAGCCCGCTGTTAGCCGATGAGTGTGATAACGCCTCCACGCAGTCGCAACTGAACAGTTGCACCGCCGGGCAGTATCAGGCTGCGGATAAGAAACTCAACCAGACTTACCAGGAAGCGATTAAGCGCTCAACCCCGCCGCAGGCGGCGCTGTTGAAGAAAGCGCAGCAAACCTGGATTACCCTGCGCGATACGGACTGCGCCTTTGTCAGTTCGGGTGTGGAAGGCGGCAGCGTGCAGCCGATGGTGCAAAACCAGTGTCTGGCAGATAAAACCAGCGAGCGCGAAGCCTGGCTCGCCTCGCTGTTGCAGTGTGAAGAAGGCGATTTAAGCTGCCCGTTGCCGCCAGGCAACTAA
- the rutR gene encoding HTH-type transcriptional regulator RutR: protein MAQGTGKGAGKRTRAVSEKRQAILTAALEVFSRLGFHGARLEQVAEQAGVSKTNLLYYFPSKEALYVDVLRQILDIWLAPLKAFRADFTPLVAIKEYIRLKLEVSRDNPQASKLFCQEMLQGAPLLKAELTGDLKVLVDEKSAIIAGWIEDGKLAAVDPHHLIFMIWAATQHYADFATQVEAVTGATLQDEAFFQRTVDNVQRMIIEGIRVR, encoded by the coding sequence ATGGCACAGGGTACGGGGAAGGGTGCAGGTAAGCGCACACGGGCGGTCAGTGAAAAACGTCAGGCAATTTTAACGGCAGCGCTGGAAGTCTTTTCCCGCCTCGGTTTTCATGGCGCACGCCTGGAGCAGGTGGCGGAGCAGGCGGGCGTGTCGAAAACCAATTTGCTCTATTACTTCCCGTCGAAAGAAGCGCTGTATGTCGACGTGCTGCGCCAAATCCTTGATATCTGGCTGGCACCGCTGAAAGCGTTTCGCGCGGACTTTACGCCGCTGGTGGCGATCAAAGAGTACATCCGCCTGAAACTGGAGGTCTCGCGCGATAATCCGCAGGCATCGAAACTGTTTTGTCAGGAGATGCTGCAAGGCGCGCCGCTGCTGAAAGCCGAGTTAACCGGTGATCTTAAGGTGCTGGTGGATGAGAAGTCGGCGATTATTGCGGGCTGGATCGAAGACGGCAAACTGGCCGCCGTCGATCCGCATCATTTGATCTTTATGATTTGGGCCGCTACTCAGCATTACGCCGATTTCGCCACCCAGGTGGAAGCAGTGACCGGCGCGACATTACAGGACGAGGCCTTTTTTCAGCGCACCGTTGATAATGTGCAACGCATGATTATTGAAGGCATCCGCGTGCGTTAG
- the rutA gene encoding pyrimidine utilization protein A, with product MKIGVFVPIGNNGWLISTHAPQYKPTFELNKAIVQKAEHYHFDFALSMIKLRGFGGKTEFWDHNLESFTLMAGLAAVTSRIQIYATAATLTLPPAIVARMASTIDSISNGRFGVNLVTGWQKPEYEQMGLWPGDDYFSRRYDYLTEYVQVLRDLWGTGKSDFKGDFFTMNDCRVSPQPSGPMKVICAGQSDAGMAFSAKYADYNFCFGKGVNTPTAFAPTAKRMQEAASATGRDVGSYVLFMVIADETDEAAREKWEHYKAGADEEALSWLTEQSQKDTRSGADTNVRQMADPTSAVNINMGTLVGSYATVARLLDEVASVPGADGVLLTFDDFLQGVETFGERIQPLMQCRSHIPAPTREVA from the coding sequence ATGAAAATTGGCGTTTTCGTGCCGATTGGCAACAACGGCTGGCTTATTTCGACCCATGCGCCCCAGTACAAACCGACTTTTGAGCTGAATAAAGCGATTGTGCAGAAGGCGGAGCATTACCACTTCGACTTTGCGCTCTCGATGATTAAGCTGCGTGGTTTTGGCGGCAAAACCGAATTCTGGGACCATAACCTGGAGTCCTTTACGCTGATGGCTGGACTGGCTGCCGTCACGTCGCGCATCCAGATTTACGCCACCGCCGCCACGCTGACATTGCCCCCGGCGATTGTGGCGCGCATGGCATCGACCATTGATTCGATCTCCAACGGACGTTTTGGGGTGAACCTGGTGACCGGTTGGCAGAAGCCGGAATATGAACAGATGGGCCTGTGGCCCGGCGATGACTATTTCTCCCGCCGTTACGACTACTTAACCGAATATGTGCAAGTGCTGCGCGATCTCTGGGGCACCGGCAAAAGCGATTTCAAAGGTGACTTCTTCACTATGAACGATTGCCGCGTCAGCCCGCAGCCCAGCGGCCCCATGAAAGTGATTTGCGCCGGGCAGAGCGATGCGGGAATGGCCTTCTCGGCAAAATATGCGGATTACAACTTCTGTTTCGGCAAAGGCGTCAACACGCCAACGGCCTTCGCGCCCACCGCAAAACGCATGCAGGAAGCCGCCAGCGCCACCGGCCGCGATGTCGGTTCTTATGTGCTGTTTATGGTGATCGCCGATGAAACCGACGAAGCAGCGCGGGAAAAATGGGAACACTACAAAGCCGGGGCCGATGAAGAAGCGCTTTCATGGCTGACCGAGCAAAGCCAGAAAGATACCCGCTCCGGTGCCGACACCAACGTGCGCCAGATGGCCGATCCCACCTCCGCGGTGAATATCAATATGGGCACGCTGGTCGGATCCTATGCCACCGTCGCACGTCTGCTGGATGAAGTCGCCAGCGTACCAGGTGCCGACGGCGTGTTGTTGACGTTTGATGATTTCCTGCAAGGGGTCGAAACCTTCGGCGAACGCATCCAGCCGCTGATGCAATGCCGCAGCCATATTCCTGCTCCCACCCGCGAGGTCGCCTGA
- the rutB gene encoding pyrimidine utilization protein B, giving the protein MITLNARPEALDFSPEQSALIVVDMQNAYATVGGYLDLAGFDVSATKPVIENINTAVTAARAAGMLIIWFQNGWDDQYVEAGGPGSPNYHKSNALKTMRKRPELQGKLLAKGGWDYELVDELQPQPGDIVLPKPRYSGFFNTPLDSILRSRGIRHLVFTGIATNVCVESTLRDGFFLEYFGIVLEDATHQAGPAFAQQAALFNIETFFGWVSDVQTFCTALSPQKMVNVA; this is encoded by the coding sequence ATGATTACGTTGAATGCACGCCCGGAAGCGCTTGATTTTTCCCCTGAGCAAAGCGCGCTGATTGTGGTGGATATGCAAAATGCCTACGCCACAGTGGGCGGTTATCTTGATTTAGCGGGGTTTGATGTCTCTGCCACCAAACCCGTGATTGAAAATATCAACACCGCCGTCACCGCCGCACGCGCCGCTGGCATGTTGATTATTTGGTTCCAGAACGGCTGGGATGACCAGTATGTTGAAGCCGGTGGGCCAGGCTCGCCGAATTACCATAAATCCAACGCGCTTAAAACCATGCGCAAACGCCCGGAATTGCAGGGCAAGCTGCTGGCGAAAGGCGGCTGGGATTATGAACTGGTCGATGAACTGCAACCGCAGCCGGGCGATATTGTGCTGCCGAAACCCCGGTACAGCGGTTTCTTTAATACGCCGCTCGACAGCATTCTGCGCAGCCGCGGCATTCGCCACCTGGTGTTTACCGGGATTGCCACCAATGTCTGCGTGGAGTCGACGCTGCGTGACGGCTTCTTTCTGGAATATTTCGGCATCGTGCTGGAAGACGCCACTCATCAGGCTGGCCCGGCGTTCGCCCAGCAGGCCGCGTTATTCAATATCGAAACCTTTTTCGGCTGGGTGAGCGATGTGCAGACCTTCTGTACCGCCCTGTCACCGCAAAAAATGGTCAACGTTGCATAA
- the rutC gene encoding pyrimidine utilization protein C, which produces MPKQVIIPPGTTTPIAPFVPGTLADGVVYVSGTLPFDKQNNVVHVGDPKAQTRHVLQTIQRVIETAGGTMADVTFNSIFITDWQNYAAINEVYAEFFPGDKPARFCIQCGLVKPDALVEIASVAHIGK; this is translated from the coding sequence ATGCCAAAGCAGGTCATTATTCCACCGGGCACCACCACCCCAATCGCCCCATTTGTCCCCGGAACGCTGGCAGACGGCGTGGTGTATGTCTCCGGCACGCTACCTTTCGATAAGCAAAATAACGTGGTGCATGTCGGCGACCCAAAGGCGCAAACACGCCACGTGCTACAGACCATTCAGCGTGTTATCGAGACGGCGGGCGGCACGATGGCGGATGTGACATTCAACAGTATCTTTATCACCGACTGGCAAAATTACGCCGCGATTAACGAAGTCTATGCCGAGTTCTTTCCTGGCGATAAACCGGCGCGTTTCTGCATTCAATGCGGTCTGGTCAAACCGGATGCGCTAGTCGAAATCGCAAGCGTTGCGCATATCGGTAAGTGA